ACATTCTGTATGAACCAACATCCTgctcaggacagacagacagacagacagacagacagacagacagagtgtatAGAGGAGGCACATTCTGTATGAACCAACATCCTgctcaggacagacagacagacagacagacagacagacagacagacagacagacagacagacagacagacagacagacagacagacagacagacagacagacagacacacacacacacacacacacacacacacacacacacacacacacacacacacacacacacacacacacacacaaggcccatAAACCAACCTCATGctcaagacagacaaacagacaagagGCTCATGAACCAACCTCATGCTCCAGGCTGCTGTACTCGCCCTCTGTGTTCTCtcggatgatgatgatgtctatGTCCTTATGGCGGGTCTGCACCCCTGGGAGGGACTGGCAATGCATCACATTGGCATAGAGGTCCAGACTcgtgctgagagagagggagagagagggagacagacagacagacagacagacaatgtcaATAGGGGACAACCTATGTCAACAGCAATCTGTCAAAAGACATCTTAAGAagccatctacaactcacgctgcgtaagtagagccaggagtatcattaaagatcccacacatcctggcttctatctcttcacactgttgccctctggcaggtgctacaaggcattaccagccagaaccaataggatgaagaacagcttcttccccaaagctgttacaacaatgaactcacacttactggacaatgttcatctataaaggactgtgcactttgtagggaagctaaaatctcagtatactttgtataatgacaataaaggctttctattctattctattctattctattctattctattctattcaaataaCAACCCTATATTGCAGAGCTAAACTTAAACACATAGTATTCTGCATCCATTTTTCCAAAAGGATTCCTATATGTAGTTCACAGCTGTTTCAACATCTGTCAAAGGGCCTATTCACACTGACCGCGCCGCCATCGGCGGGACTGAAGCAATTTTTACCGGTGATAGTGAGAATGCATGGAAACAGATAATGTAAATCCTTCCCATAGATTGTTACTGTATATAAATTCTATgatccttccacaccaacacgacGGTAGTTGGGAGACAGCTCAGTGCCGCATGGCATTTGTAAAGTCCAACTTGAGCAGAATTTTCCTACCGGCATGAGAGCGGTGTCCGGTTGAAATGAATagttgtatttatgtatttaatgtGTCACGCAAGCAACTTAAAACACGGTGAGATATTAGAAACACGAACCTACTGTGCATCAATGTACATTCAAATTTCATGCCAACTATACGGAAATGTTGTGGTACCTTGATCAGCACGCTGACAAAGCTTAGGCTATTATTAAACTaaatatttttgcattatatcaCCTCCCAAAAGGTGTCAAGTAGGCTGTTGCTCTGAAGTTGTCAGTCTGCCCTAGTGTCCCTGCACCAGCCTCCGTGCAGCCCTCACCCGCGAGctctgcagatgtgtgtgtgcatgtgttcactcCTGGCCTCGCAGAAACCGACAGTTCATGACACAATCAGCGTTGTTCATAGTGCACACAAGCCTCTTAGTAGCAAATGGTGAGGGGGAGAATTTACCTCATCACAGCCTTTAACAGCACAAAGTTTTGGATCAACCCCCAGACAAACATATGTTGTACTACGCAGCAGTTGTTCACAAATCATTTTGAGCGCAAATCATTTTGGCTGCGCACGCAAacggtcagtgtgaaaggcagagtagagcaCACCGCACGAGGCATGCCAGCAAGACCACCTTCTTCTCGCTGCCGCCCCTctgactgtctgtgtgcatgagccCTAAGACATAGTATGTAGCCAATAAAATACTACAATAGAGTTTATCTTACCGAAGGATGTTATTCCTGGACTTGATGGATGCTGGTGCTGTGTGGTTGGTTTCAATGTTCCCTACAAACAGCAGGTGCATGTTGGTTAAAGTGCATATAACACAAAATCACTAAACATTACTCAAACTAAATATTGGAGTAATCGGTTTCCCTTCAGAATTAGAACACCCAAGCGTGGATGCCATGTTCACACGTTTGTCTTTAAAAGTCAAAACCTACGACTTTTATACGCAGGTATGGAAATAATTTCAGATGTTGAACACAAGACTTTTATTGCCATTACATACTTGTGCAATAAGATTAGTTGTGCAGGCCCCGTAGATGCACAGATTGAATCAAAAGTGGATAGTGAAAGATTAATTAGTTGGCCATGTTAATACCTTTGAGTGCCACGCCGTTACGGCGAATGGCGGTGATGGCATTGCTGAGGTCATCGTCCGCACCAGTCACATTCACCACCTCAAAGTCCACAGGCACACAGCTGAACCTGCAATACCAAATCACAACATACATAGCTGTGAGCATGGACACAGGTGGAGGTGTAATACCAGATAACAACATACATAGCTGTGAGCATTGACACAGGTGAAGCTGCAATACAGAATCACCACTGGCAATAAGTTAACATGCAGTAGCTGTATGCAGAGAAAGAACTTCAACAGGTCCAATGTCAAAACAAATCACAGGCCATTGCATATATTATATACAAATCATTGTCATAGCCAGTAATGTCAAGGGAGTTTAGCTGTAAGTCACTGAACCCTTGATTAAAATTGCCCTGGATGAACGAGTATCTTCACACACAGCCACTTATTTAGAAGAGGGTGTTCAAATTTCGCCATACATAACAGTACATTTGGAAGAAAAAAAGTTTCCTCCTTTCTTCAAATTCCTGTAATATCAGAGATATTGTAGCAATAGCTACTCAGAGTTTTTCTACTGTGTGCATCCGACTTGCTTTTTAGCAACTGCACAGCTATCCAGCCACACAGCATCTCAAGTGTTGTTGTGCTGTGCATGAAGAACTTCGTAAAAATGCCAAAAGTATCAGATTGCCAAGGGCTCCCTTTAGCTCACATGCGTGTGGCCTAAGTACTACGCTGCATACCTGCAGGTcgccctctcgtgtgtgtgtgtgtgtgtgtgtgtgtgtgtgtgtgtgtgtgtgtgtgtgtgtgtgtgtgtgtgtgtgtactgcgctgCACACCTGAAGAGCTCCCTCACATGGTTGAGCAGCTCGGGCCCGATGCCGTCTCCTGGGATGAGGGTCACCGTGTGGCGGCCGCCGTACTTCGCAGGGGGCGGCTGGACAAGCAAGCAAAGTAGTTTAGAGAGACACcttcattttcaaaaaaataattACGTGAACAGATTAGTTTGGACTTTTTTCGACTGTCATTGTGTGCGCATTTAAACAAGGTACTGTACAACCAGTTTATTGTCGTTACACATGAATAAAAGCACAGGTTGATGGACAAATGTAATAACTTTTTTATTACACAAGTAGTGCGTTTGTGTTGTTGGCATCACATGTAGTGTTATTACAGAGGGTAAAGTGGTCATAACTTAATTATCCTCATACAAATAGAAATATAGGGCAACAAAATGTAATTTGGCATCTAAATGAATGAAGCTAAGATTAGATTCAATGTTATTGTGTGTATAAATATACCAGGATATGCCAAAAGTACAGTAAACGTCTTAGCATTGAATGAGGAGTGCAAGGAGCATCCCGTGCAATATACGAAATACAACATTCAGACAACATTGTGCTATACAGTATACACTATACAGCAGACatgatcaactggcggacccaggtccggatgcggaccccaacgcaatgtcatccggaccaagacaaaatccatctgtatttaatatgtataaattatacatgagatttcgcttcCATGCGAtctgtaggtgtatttctgcgaagccagtcttatgacaaataaaagtatcatcactgtgacaactcagtgagtgagcaagaggccagtgcggccagcgagtgaggctattttcggcatcggtccgtagcgacttttttggaccctggaaacataagaaatttggcgagtggaccttttcagtttctagttgagcacccctgctatacagtatatactatacAGCGTAGTTGTAGTGAGATTATTTACAAATAACTGGCTGGTACAAACAGGCGCCGATGATTAGGTGTTAGAAGATATTATAGTGTCGCTGCGATGTCTGACAGATACTTACCATGACACGGCCCTTTTATTGGCAatggcagatgagaggagagagaggagacgagtcAGTAATAGAAATCACACCACAAGAGAACAGCAGAGGACATGTTAACACCAAAAGTACACCCGAAGACATTTGAGCCTGTTTAAAGAGGACTGAGAAAAGGTGCTGCTGATTCTAGAACAGGTTTAGTCATTGTGGGGGGTGActaccatagatgtgtatagaagactattctattctcttctatacacatctatggtgaCTACATCATACGAGACCATGGGCAATCAAGGGCTAACCTGTTCTACAGTCAGGACATGGATAAATGAAAAGATGAGTAAACGGCAAGAATGCTACGGCAAACCCAAatgcagaggtgtataaagttagatcaaagaaagctcccgcacactgttcacatttgcatggtttaatgcaacgtttcggtctactgaattgaattgcttgaagaaggtcagtagaccgaaacgttgcattaaaccatgcaaatgtgaacagtgtgcgggagctttctttgatctaacgttggtgactttggggttccactcctacgcacctgaccaaggaggtgtgcaagaaaatcttcacttactaagaggtgtataaagtaaaagtagaagtaaaatcacagtgtaattacaacactagtccTTAGTCGTTActccagttattccattgtacctggAATGATGGTTTGTACATTTTCTTGTACTTCTTTATGTACCTCAGACCGGAACAGGGGAGTGAAAGACTAGTACAGGGGAGTGAAAGACTAGTAGTACAGAGAAGTAGTAACCAAGTTATACATATGTTGGGCCCAGGCAGTCACTCCACCACAGTAGACATTATTGACCACAAAACTTTTATAACAACAAGCACGTACTCACCGCGTATGTCGCATTCCCTCTGTGACAGCTAACAACAGCACCACATACCTGGAAAAACAGGGAATAGAACAGTGATTCGCTCGATCCATTTTTAAGCTTTTGAAAAAAAGTATGATCATTATCAGTGTCGTGGTAAAGGGTTTCCATGGAAGCATGAGACGTTTGAGATAGCTAGTCAGATAGCTCATTAACTGACCTAGTAGCACAATACCACTCAAAGGCTTTCAATCCCGTATCCATCAAAGTTATAGCAGTCATCATAATAACGTTATAGACACTGGCAGGGTGGTGAAATGTAGAACTAGAACAGCAAACTTCAACCTGTCAGATAGTTAGCTATCGCTAACACCATCCCATCTGACGGGCTGGCTGACCTTGCGTCAATGGAATATGAAGCCAGTGTTGAACATCTAACAAGATAATACACTACAAAGTGGCCAGAGTCTGAATAAAACATATAGACCTGACTTACTCTGGCTGATTTTCCCAGTCGTCCACCCAAAAGGGCAGCGGGCTTCAAGGCTTGAGAGAGAGCAAGCACCGTGCCGGAGGCTGCCATCTTGGATCTTCCAGAGTGCGGAAGGGACTCAGGGAGCCCGATTTGTGGACTGGAGCTGGACATGCACCCATAGACATAGGCTCTTTAATTTAGACCGTCTCTGCAAGCACTATCTGAGCTCTGAGTAACTCTAGGCCTGCTGGAGGTAGAGGTGGTAAAATAAACAGTGCCAGGAGTATTTGAGTAATTGACAGGCTTAAACAATCATGTTTTTAAAATCCTCTCGTGTGTCCACTTCACACAATGTGATTGTTGCAattctataagggctgtgatgCAATGTCTTGAGAAGGCTAAGATCAGATTTGGTAGTGTTTTCACTTTTGGTAGCTGGGACATTTGAAAAGAGAGTAAGGACTTTACTGTGTATTATTTAAATGTATAGGATTTTCTGAGAAAAAGAAATATTTGCAAGCTtgatgtgactgtgactgtgagtgtgacaTGGTGGGCTGCAAATATGTCAGATGCATATCATATGTCAAATCACCCCTAGTTTATCAACCTCATGAAATGAGGATCTGACTTTAGTAGCCTAGAGCTCTAGACTAGAGTATACGTTGCTTGAGGGACTATTTCAGCTTTACATTTTGGTTTtattgatgatgataataatccAAGATAGCCTTGTGAAATATGCAAAACTTAACTTGTTAAACCCCAAACCTGTCAAACTAGATGGGGCGTGGAGTGACGTCACTGTAAACGGAAACCGGAAAACTAGGAGCCCTGATAAGTCGTCATTTGGTAGTCAGGCATATGACTTATTTATATTATTTCTGTGTTGTCTGCGCAAGATTTTATTGAACCAACGTAAACGTTGACGTCTCTGACCATGCATGGAGTTTGATCAAAACGATGAAGTGAAGACGACAGCTGAGCAACAGTTCTTCAGCGGCGTCAAGCTCGAGCTCCATTGAATTCCCCTCGCGCTTGCTTGGTGCAAGGGTTTCAGGGAAGAAGAGTGGTAGCCTGGTGGAAGACATCTTTTTGGGTATATCACAAGTTTCTTCTTCGAATAGTTTCGCATGTATGTCAACCAAATGTCAATGTCTAAATAGGAAGGTGTATCAGCGTTAAATAACCTAGCGTAAAGCAGTCTGTAAAATGTTTCTGGGCTTTTTAGCACCCACTAAGCTTACTCGCTAGCATAGCTGGCTAAAACTACCCTTGGGTGTTTTCATTTCATCTCCATGGCATCGTCatgccagccagctagctagcttccATCAACGAAGGCCACGATGAACAGTCTATTGATATATTTTAGCCCGTGTGCAAGAACACATTGTGAATATTATCAGTGTTTTACACTTGTTTTCAGTAAAGTTGTTGTAGATTGTTTGTTGTTGACTGGCAGTTGCTCAGTGAAACGGTCACAGTTAAACACAGCCCAGATGAAGTAAAGTTGTGTTTGGCTATTGCACTAGAACTACTATCGTACACAGCTGGTAAACAAATGGTAAAACACCTGAAAAGTTGAATTGTATTGCATTTGGGTCATTTGGTGTAATGCTGGTTGAGAACTTGGACTGGACGAATGTTTCTGCGTCATACCTGTCTGTGCAAAGAAAGTGTTAATGCATAAAAGTGCAATAATGTTCATCACCATGTCTACTGACGTTTCATCTGTCATTGTGGTATATCGGACATGCATACAATGTAAGCATGTCAGGTAGATGTTAAGATGCAAAAAACTTGTCCAATTTGCAAGATGTTAATGTAAATTGCTTGCCTTCATTAAATAAATGAGGTCTAAAAGAGACTTTGGTGAGTGGGGtttgaaaatctctctctctctctctctctctctctctctctctctctctctctctctctctctctctctctctctctctctctctctctctgaatctagATTTACACAGTGAGCTTGCTGGGTTTGTCTTCACAATGAGACTGGCAGGTGGGTTGTGTTAACTGCTAGATACTTGTACATTTGTAGCGCTGCAAATGTGTGTTTTTGCTATCTGTGCCCTGTCAGTGTTAAGCTTTAGCCATTGGGCCCATGGAGGTCAGTGATTGACCCCGTTCGTGATGGCGCATttctgcttttgctaggcagcacgcatgcacacttttcCACTTTGATGCATTCTGGTCCAGAATACATCACCCTGGCATCACAGCTTCCTCACGAACGAACCCATTGACAGTGCTCATCCTCTAATCCAGGGGTGGGCAGAGTGAGGTCTGGGGGCCTATCGCAGCCCTCTGCTCTTTCATGTGTCCTGCTATGAAGTTAAAAAACAGTAATCAAACAGTAAGTTATAGCATTATATTGGATGGTGCCACACTGATGGTTTCCTGTTGCAGCAGCTCTGAGTGtgctaagtttgtgtgtgtgtttgtatgtattttgTCTATTTTTGTACATTTTGAATGTGTAATGTTGCTGCTTCCTCCGACACATAAATGTTCACACTCTAATCTCACATAGCAAACTTCTTTGTCTCGGCCAGCCCTTGCAGAGAGTTTTGGCGTTGCTTAGAAAGACAGCCTGATGTACCAGGGTCATTGATGTTTTAGAAgacaggtggtgcaaccacagctaatgtcactacTGTATGGAATAGAATATTGTTTTGATGCACTATCACACATACATTTTAATGAACAGAAAGTACCAACTTCACACAATAGTGATATTATCtgtcgttgcgccaccctgacattttcttttaaaaatgtcCCATCACCAGATGCTCCAAATGCTGTAAACACTTAAGTTAACTGAACCCCATGTGTAAGCTTCATGAAAAGTCTTAATTATCTCCATTTCATGACCAGCGTTTTGACatatttgtgtgtttgacagGACCCCTCCgtgtggtggcagttgtttttctAGTCGGCCTCACCTGGCTCCTGACAAGCTCTGTTTTGGGGAGAGATAGCAGCGCTATCTTGCGTCATTTTTTCAATGGTAAAGTCACAATTAGTTGAACTACgtatttgtgttgtttgtttgtctgccaagTTTCTTGGAAGGTCACAAATGTAATGCCTGTTTTGTCTTCTTCACAGGTGGAGAGGAAGAAGCCACTCCAGGTGTGTGGAAAGAAGGGTTTCTGTGTCAAATCCTCTTGCTGATACTGTATTGGCATCAGTGGTAGAGTCTCGCAATCTACGACATGCATATATTTTAGTAATGTATGTGGTAATTAAGTCAAAAAGCATTGCTTATCTGTGTAAAGGTGTATGATTTCTAGTTAACCTCAAACAGAAAAGAAGGCAATATGCAGCCGGCCTTCAGTATTTGCTGTAAAGATCCAGTGAAAACACAAAGACTTAAGTGTGTAGATCACATTCTTTTCTGTTTAAAATACTTTATGCAGTTCAGCGGTAGGGCTATATAATGGTGTGTCATCTACTCTCTTGTCGTCTTGCAGAGCCAAAGCCACGTAAGTACAAGTGTGGCCTGTCTGCACCGTGTCCAGAGAAGCACATGGCTTTCCGGGTCGTCTCTGGAGCCGCCAATGTCATTGGTCCCAAAATCTGCTTAGAGGACAGAATGTAAGTCCATCCACTGACTGCTCCGTTctgctttccccccctctctttcctccttcccATTGTGCTGTCAATCTttcactgttttttgtttttgtgctttAATCATCATTATCTCTTCTtctgtttcctttcctttctggAACCATATCCCAGATTAAGCTGCACCTTTTGAAGGACAGGGTttaagtatgtgtatgtgtgtggtttcgttttttttttatatatatatccaTGTAGTGCTTCAGTTTAGATTCAGATTTAGTTTCGCAATTGTTGTTTGCTTCCTCGTCTATGCATTGTCAATAGCAGGACTATTATGGGTTATTGCTGTTTTATTTTGCTGTGTCATTCACTTACAGTAGTGCggtttctttctttgttccaGCCTCATGAGCAGTGTGAGGAACAATGTTGGAAGAGGACTGAACGTTGCTTTAGTAAATGGTAACTACCTACCTCAAAGCAGCACTCTTCACAATACCTTGAGACGCACATGTCATATTATATTCTGAACCCCATGTTCCATTTTCTCCCATTTAATCAGGGCCAATGTGCTCTTACGTTGTTTTACAGGAGTAACAGGAGATCTCCTAGAGGTCAAGGCTTTCGATATGTGGGCAGGGGGTAAGATGTTTTTCAAATAACATTGTTAATATTATTGCACTGGATTTATTTATTCGTGCATTGTTTGTAACAAAAGATGTAAACCTAGAGGTGCCATCTGCTCAAGACTTGCCTCAGAGGCTATGGTCTCTTGATATCATGTTTATGAATTCTGTGCCAAATAACTTCTTAATATACAGTATGACTAGGCCACACAATGAGATAATGCAACAATACCGGCATCTGCCTCAACAGACTTGGCACTGCTGTACTTGAAGGCACTTAAGCTTATTCAGAGTGCAGGATGTGTGCATTATCTTCCACTCACTATTGCTATACCATGTAGTACTTAGTTTATTTCTTATAAGGCATCACATCCATCCATTGGTCCATCTGTCTTATCGGCCCGTCTGCCTTACACTGGTTTGCTTTTTGGAGTGTTTGCACACGGCTGAGGCTTGTTGACCATGTCAGTTTAAGTTAAGCAAAAGAAAATCTGGAGGTATTGTGAGTTAAGGGTTTACCACAGTAGTTGGGCCCTCTCAATGTCACAGTAAGGTACTCTGCCACCCCAGTTGCTATACCATGCCACGCCATGCCACGCCATGTGCAAACACTTGGCTGGACTCCTGTACTGTATATCCTGGTCAGTAGGATGCCACAAGAACCTGCTGGATTAAGCCTGCTGTCATCAGCATGCTTCTGGGGTTCAGCATGTGTTTAACTGAGTGAGGAAACACCCTAACTGCCCACAAAACTCACACGTCTACATACCGACCTAAACGCATGTTATGGTACTTGTAGAAAATGAGGAAGTGTAACTGTTTTCGCGGCAGTGATGAATTGTAGTGCACCATTTGGACAAGTTTTTTTGAGGAAATTCCACCCGAGCACAATAACACGACGACTCAGTACACTTGAATGCCATCCCTTTGGAACCTGATAATCTGGATGAGGCGCCATTCAAAGAAAACAAAAGCCTCCTCACCTTTTTGCATTCCATGCATTTGCATATTCTTGAGTATAGTAAGGACACCACTAACTGTCAGGCCAAACTATGGTGTCTAGAGTGCCGTGGGGATTCCAATATTTTCTGTAAAGATAATAGGCACTATACGTACAGATGAAGAAAATGTTTACCTTaactagacaaaaatgtgaaaaaagacaAAGCAACATAAATTGCCGTTTCAATAACATTGTTATAGAGAAACAATAAAATTGAACAAAACACCTCAGTAACTAGAAAAGTGTAGTGTCCTCCTGACTGTTAACACGCTAgagactgaaaaagaaaaaactaaAAAGTAAGGGAAGCCAAAGCAAGAAGCTTTTGTAAGCAGCTGGGTCTACACTGGAAAGTGTTGAGAGCAACTAATCTCTTAAACCCAGCCCAATGCCCCATCTTCACCACCTCATTTGATTGTGTAAAACAGACTACTAGCGGGGTGCATCTGACTGGGTACAGAGGTTATCTGGATGTGTGTGAATGCTCAGTCTCAAGGTCATTGCATAATGTCTCTGTCTGTGGACTGTTGGAAGGACATTGCTGAAGTTTAGTTTCTACAGACTGGCCGGCCGGGTGCACAAAAGTTTGATTGACGGCAAGGTGaaatttactactactactacaaaaaaattAAAAGTAGTGTGTGGATAATTGGTTGAATGAAGTccttgtatttattttatttacttgcATACTACTAATTGTATTGCCTTAACATGCTCCAACCTTACTTGTACTTCCACACAAATACTACCAAACctaattacattattattacatttgcaTATACACTTATCCAGAGCAACTTACAGATACGTGAATAAGCCGTTGCATGTGTTACAGTAGGCTGAGGGTGTGACTGCTTGATGTGCTAAACTGAGCCTCAGCCTATTGTAACACTTGTCATGTTCCAGGATGAACTGTTGAGTTTAGAGACAAAGGGTGGGACAGCAAATCCAGGATacaaaaatataagcaacctttatTTACGGGTAGACAAACAGAAACGTGCATGTGGGAAACAGAAAGAAGCTGAATGAAACACGGAAATACTCAGCACAATTGTTCCAAAATCAAAGTCAGCCTAAACCTAAACAAATGCTTCAAACAGACATGGTACAGTTCAATTTGTCCCGCTGCTATAACGGCTATCCAGCAGTACCTTGCTAAACACAGTCAGCTGCGCACGTGTTGCACAAAATCTGTCCTGCTCATTCCAAGCCTCACAGTGTGTACACTAGGCAATCTTACAACAATGATGCATTAGcattcatacatgcacacaattcAAAGTCTTTACAATCAGCAACACAATGAGAAGGGGGAGAGTTCGTCTTCTCCCAAGATATTTGCAGGGTTTCAG
This Engraulis encrasicolus isolate BLACKSEA-1 chromosome 10, IST_EnEncr_1.0, whole genome shotgun sequence DNA region includes the following protein-coding sequences:
- the fam3a gene encoding protein FAM3A, with the translated sequence MRLAGPLRVVAVVFLVGLTWLLTSSVLGRDSSAILRHFFNGGEEEATPEPKPRKYKCGLSAPCPEKHMAFRVVSGAANVIGPKICLEDRILMSSVRNNVGRGLNVALVNGVTGDLLEVKAFDMWAGDVSELLKFLRPLHEGTLVFVASFDDPATKLNDEARHLFEELGSTAAKELAFRDSWVFVGAKGIENKTPFEQRMKNSKSSNKYEGWPESLEMDGCIPLRAPLEN